A region of Plantactinospora sp. BC1 DNA encodes the following proteins:
- a CDS encoding sensor histidine kinase: MSTGPTTLPAKGLRGGAAPRRWLPRLRDTRIRSKLALLLVVPVAAVLALATIRLVDIGQGAYQAGVLRSLTELSADISALTQDVHKERIAAARLLAESKETTTEAYDAYVQRTDARIAAYNDRRAQVSDVPASVEDRLRVIDDRLATLNGTRQEVLERPQMPPGEATLRYGMIIGELVAYGEALGQISGESAVGDSLRTLSALAQAKEAVAEEEAVVYSALANTQVLDQEQFSAFIATLTSQQEALLAFGASANARQEAVVNGAVTGDAVILADKVARDLTRSVGQRAPISASSAAIAIGSINDLMRWAETLLESDLLDQAESARSEVVQQAIIESVIVLLTLIVALALAVVLARSLNQSLRRLREGALSVANHDLPEAVRRLRDVGTIGDGGVDEIVRQVRDPIRLNNKDEVGQVALAFNVVHKEAVRIAAEQAALRTSVSAMFLSLARRSQTLVDRMIGELDAIERGEEDPKRLAQLFELDHLATRMRRNDENLLVLAGADSTAPRREDALLIDALRAAQSEVELYNRIEFGTVDPDISVAAHAVNDVVRLVAELLDNATRFSPPHTTVVADARRIRDYVLIQVEDRGLGLSEEQMDALNRRLAEPPAVDVAAFRLMGLAVVGRLAHRHDIRVDLRRNVEGGTVAQVTLPASTVVLPNPRGRDQVLGRQRQPLAVEQGPATGRPSTGAAWQETLSPVGASRTAGTLTEQWRSAAGNQWQTGGDPAGAMPASTGAPVNSQLTASQLPAMPAPTYQQGMTPTYQNPASTAPPAHTGLAGSTGVTSPTVQYPTVASSLPQRGGMGAGPAATHAMTPAGAAPSGLPSGPVAGTPVNAASAVAPRVEDTGEAPIFREMEAVWFRSHGSDSTAIFTVPPGGYQSPPAPSAPPSPNSATPGRTPLTPRTPGRSAPPPAPYAPPTPPPAAAPPPVPAPAPAAAPPAPTAPAPAGQAGPEGSWRTAADEGWARASRAAEPAAAGTTRSGLPKRVPQAQLVPGGVEPKTGRERTRRTPDEVRGLLSAYHRGVQRGRTAGSEQNGMISTKETSG, encoded by the coding sequence GTGAGCACCGGACCTACGACCCTGCCCGCAAAAGGTCTGCGGGGGGGCGCTGCACCGCGCCGCTGGCTTCCCCGGCTACGGGACACCCGGATCCGGTCCAAGCTCGCACTCCTGCTCGTCGTCCCGGTCGCCGCGGTCCTCGCGCTCGCCACGATCCGACTGGTCGACATCGGACAGGGCGCCTACCAGGCCGGCGTGCTCCGGTCGCTGACCGAACTCTCCGCCGACATCTCGGCGCTCACCCAGGACGTGCACAAGGAGCGGATCGCCGCCGCGCGGCTGCTGGCCGAGTCGAAGGAGACCACGACCGAGGCGTACGACGCGTACGTGCAGCGCACCGATGCCCGGATCGCCGCGTACAACGACCGGCGGGCCCAGGTCAGCGACGTCCCGGCCTCGGTGGAGGACCGGCTGCGGGTCATCGACGACCGGCTGGCGACGCTCAACGGCACCCGGCAGGAGGTGCTGGAGCGCCCGCAGATGCCACCCGGCGAGGCCACCCTGCGGTACGGCATGATCATCGGTGAACTCGTGGCGTACGGCGAGGCGCTCGGCCAGATCTCCGGGGAGAGCGCGGTCGGCGACAGCCTGCGTACCCTCTCCGCGCTCGCCCAGGCGAAGGAGGCGGTGGCCGAGGAGGAGGCGGTGGTCTACAGCGCCCTCGCCAACACCCAGGTGCTGGACCAGGAGCAGTTCTCGGCCTTCATCGCCACCCTGACCAGCCAGCAGGAGGCGCTGCTGGCCTTCGGCGCCTCCGCCAACGCCCGGCAGGAGGCGGTGGTCAACGGCGCCGTCACCGGCGACGCGGTGATCCTCGCCGACAAGGTGGCCCGGGACCTGACCCGGTCGGTCGGGCAGCGGGCACCGATCAGCGCCAGCTCGGCGGCGATCGCGATCGGCTCGATCAACGACCTGATGCGCTGGGCGGAGACGCTGCTCGAATCCGACCTGCTGGACCAAGCCGAGTCGGCCCGCTCCGAGGTCGTCCAGCAGGCGATCATCGAGTCGGTGATCGTGCTTCTCACGCTGATCGTCGCGCTCGCCCTCGCCGTGGTGCTGGCCCGGTCGCTCAACCAGTCGCTGCGCCGGCTCCGCGAGGGTGCGCTCTCGGTGGCCAACCACGACCTGCCCGAGGCGGTCCGCCGGCTCCGGGACGTCGGCACCATCGGCGACGGCGGCGTCGACGAGATCGTCCGGCAGGTCCGGGACCCGATCCGGCTCAACAACAAGGACGAGGTGGGCCAGGTCGCGCTGGCCTTCAACGTCGTACACAAGGAAGCGGTCCGGATCGCGGCCGAGCAGGCCGCCCTGCGGACCAGCGTCTCGGCGATGTTCCTCAGCCTGGCCCGCCGAAGCCAGACCCTGGTCGACCGGATGATCGGTGAACTCGACGCGATCGAGCGGGGTGAGGAGGACCCGAAGCGGCTGGCGCAGCTCTTCGAGCTCGACCACCTGGCCACCCGGATGCGCCGCAACGACGAGAACCTGCTCGTGCTGGCCGGCGCCGACTCGACGGCGCCCCGCCGCGAGGACGCGTTGCTGATCGACGCGCTGCGGGCCGCGCAGTCCGAGGTGGAGCTCTACAACCGGATCGAGTTCGGCACCGTCGATCCGGACATCTCGGTCGCCGCGCACGCGGTCAACGACGTGGTCCGGCTGGTCGCCGAGCTGCTCGACAACGCGACCCGCTTCTCGCCGCCGCACACCACGGTGGTCGCCGACGCCCGCCGGATCCGCGACTACGTGTTGATCCAGGTGGAGGACCGGGGACTCGGCCTCAGCGAGGAGCAGATGGACGCCCTCAACCGCCGGCTGGCCGAACCGCCGGCGGTCGACGTGGCGGCCTTCCGGCTGATGGGCCTCGCGGTGGTGGGCCGGCTGGCGCACCGGCACGACATCCGGGTCGACCTGCGCCGCAACGTCGAGGGCGGCACGGTCGCCCAGGTCACCCTGCCGGCCAGCACGGTGGTGCTGCCGAACCCGCGCGGTCGCGACCAGGTCCTCGGCCGGCAGCGGCAGCCGCTCGCCGTCGAGCAGGGACCGGCCACCGGCCGGCCGTCGACCGGCGCCGCCTGGCAGGAGACGCTCTCTCCGGTCGGCGCGTCGCGTACCGCCGGCACCCTGACCGAGCAGTGGCGCAGCGCGGCGGGCAACCAGTGGCAGACCGGGGGTGACCCGGCCGGAGCGATGCCGGCCAGCACCGGTGCGCCGGTCAACAGCCAGTTGACGGCGAGCCAGTTGCCGGCGATGCCCGCGCCGACGTACCAGCAGGGCATGACGCCGACCTACCAGAACCCGGCGTCGACGGCACCGCCCGCGCACACGGGTCTGGCCGGTTCGACCGGGGTCACCTCGCCGACCGTGCAGTACCCGACGGTCGCGTCCTCGCTGCCGCAGCGCGGCGGCATGGGTGCCGGCCCGGCCGCGACGCACGCCATGACGCCCGCCGGGGCGGCACCGTCCGGCCTGCCCTCCGGCCCGGTCGCGGGTACCCCGGTGAACGCCGCCTCCGCGGTCGCGCCCCGGGTGGAGGACACCGGCGAGGCGCCGATCTTCCGCGAGATGGAGGCGGTCTGGTTCCGTTCCCACGGCTCGGACTCGACCGCGATCTTCACCGTGCCGCCGGGCGGCTACCAGTCGCCACCGGCACCGAGTGCTCCGCCGTCGCCGAACTCGGCGACCCCGGGCCGTACCCCGCTGACCCCCCGCACTCCCGGGCGTTCGGCACCGCCACCGGCCCCCTACGCACCACCGACGCCGCCACCGGCGGCCGCACCGCCACCGGTCCCCGCGCCCGCGCCGGCCGCGGCACCTCCGGCGCCGACCGCGCCCGCGCCGGCCGGACAGGCCGGGCCCGAGGGATCCTGGCGGACCGCGGCCGACGAGGGCTGGGCCCGGGCCAGCCGGGCGGCGGAGCCGGCCGCCGCTGGCACGACCCGGTCCGGCCTGCCGAAGCGGGTACCCCAGGCGCAACTCGTGCCCGGTGGCGTCGAGCCCAAGACCGGGCGCGAGCGGACCAGGCGTACCCCGGACGAGGTGCGCGGTCTGTTGTCGGCCTACCACCGTGGCGTACAGCGCGGGCGGACGGCCGGTTCCGAGCAGAACGGCATGATCTCAACCAAGGAGACGAGCGGATGA
- a CDS encoding roadblock/LC7 domain-containing protein — MNRPAAMQDMGWLLSNFADSVAGIAHVVAVSADGLLLASSRDLPPDRADQLAAITSGVVSLTDGASRMFSAGGVLQTVIEMDSGYLFLMSISDGSSMAVLAARSCDVGQVGYEMALLVERVGAALVPLPREAVSRP, encoded by the coding sequence ATGAACAGGCCAGCAGCGATGCAGGACATGGGTTGGCTGCTCAGTAACTTCGCCGACAGCGTCGCCGGCATCGCACACGTCGTCGCGGTCTCGGCGGACGGCCTGCTCCTCGCCTCGTCCCGGGACCTGCCGCCGGACCGGGCCGACCAGCTCGCGGCGATCACCTCCGGCGTGGTCAGCCTGACCGACGGCGCCTCCCGGATGTTCAGCGCCGGCGGGGTGCTCCAGACGGTGATCGAGATGGACAGTGGCTACCTGTTCCTGATGTCCATCAGCGACGGTTCCTCGATGGCGGTGCTCGCCGCCCGGAGCTGCGACGTGGGCCAGGTCGGCTACGAGATGGCGCTGCTGGTGGAACGGGTCGGTGCGGCGCTGGTGCCGTTGCCGCGCGAGGCCGTTTCGCGTCCGTAA